One segment of Xanthomonas oryzae pv. oryzae DNA contains the following:
- the rdgB gene encoding RdgB/HAM1 family non-canonical purine NTP pyrophosphatase, with product MKHLVLASGNAGKLEELRAMLAGLPLRIVAQGELGVDDVPETGLTFVENALIKARHASAVTGLPALADDSGLIVDALDGAPGLYSARYAGSPTNALANNAKLLDAMRGVPAERRSARFYAVIVLLRHPEDPQPLIAEGSWEGTITTEPRGDGGFGYNPVFLDPVYGLTAAEMDSALKNRLSHRAVALATLQHKLHALSL from the coding sequence ATGAAACACCTGGTCCTGGCCAGCGGCAACGCCGGCAAACTGGAAGAACTGCGCGCCATGCTCGCCGGCTTGCCGTTGCGCATCGTCGCGCAAGGCGAACTGGGCGTGGACGATGTTCCGGAAACCGGCCTGACGTTCGTCGAAAACGCCCTGATCAAGGCGCGCCATGCCAGCGCAGTGACGGGGTTGCCGGCACTTGCCGACGACTCCGGGTTGATTGTGGACGCATTGGATGGCGCACCCGGCTTGTACAGCGCGCGCTACGCCGGCAGCCCCACCAACGCGCTGGCCAATAACGCAAAGTTGCTCGATGCGATGCGCGGCGTTCCGGCCGAGCGCCGCAGCGCACGGTTTTATGCGGTGATCGTGTTGCTGCGGCATCCGGAAGATCCGCAACCGCTGATCGCCGAAGGCAGCTGGGAAGGCACGATCACCACCGAACCGCGCGGCGATGGCGGCTTCGGCTACAACCCGGTGTTTCTGGATCCGGTGTACGGCCTGACCGCTGCGGAAATGGACAGCGCATTGAAGAACCGTCTGAGCCATCGTGCCGTGGCCCTGGCCACGCTGCAGCACAAGCTGCACGCGTTGTCGCTGTGA
- a CDS encoding VOC family protein gives MSRRIALTTLLVADYDAAIAWYASALGFHVLQDRPLGDDGKRWVVIGPGSAQDAGLLLAQPADAAQRARIGDQTGGRVDHFLYTDDFWRDHAAMQAFGVEFLETPREEPYGTVAVFRDLYGTQLDLLEPKQ, from the coding sequence ATGAGCCGTCGTATCGCCCTGACCACCTTGCTGGTTGCCGATTACGACGCGGCGATTGCCTGGTATGCCAGCGCGCTGGGTTTCCACGTGCTGCAGGATCGCCCACTCGGTGACGACGGCAAGCGCTGGGTGGTGATCGGCCCCGGCAGTGCGCAGGACGCCGGCTTGCTGCTCGCGCAGCCGGCCGACGCCGCGCAACGCGCGCGCATCGGCGACCAGACCGGTGGGCGCGTGGATCATTTTCTTTACACCGACGACTTCTGGCGCGACCACGCGGCCATGCAGGCGTTTGGCGTGGAATTTCTGGAAACCCCACGCGAAGAACCCTACGGTACGGTCGCGGTGTTTCGCGATCTGTACGGTACCCAGTTGGATCTGCTGGAGCCCAAGCAATGA
- the rph gene encoding ribonuclease PH: MTFSRPSGRTADQLRPVRIERAFTRHAEGSVLVSFGDTHVLCTASVENRVPNFLRGKGEGWVTAEYGMLPRSTHTRSDREAARGKQGGRTLEIQRLIGRALRACVDRNALGERTITLDCDVLQADGGTRTAAITGAYVALADAVNLLLKRGEIKKHPLIGAVAAVSVGIYRGEPVLDLDYPEDSDCDTDMNVVMNDGGGFIELQGTAEGHAFRRDELNALLALAEKGMGDLFALQRAALAG, translated from the coding sequence AGCGGCCGCACGGCCGACCAGCTGCGCCCGGTGCGCATCGAACGCGCCTTCACCCGCCATGCCGAAGGCTCGGTGCTGGTCAGCTTCGGCGACACCCACGTGCTGTGCACCGCCAGCGTGGAAAACCGCGTGCCGAATTTCCTGCGCGGCAAGGGCGAAGGCTGGGTCACCGCCGAATACGGCATGCTGCCGCGCTCTACCCACACCCGTTCCGACCGCGAAGCCGCACGTGGCAAGCAAGGCGGGCGCACGCTGGAAATCCAGCGCTTGATCGGCCGCGCACTGCGCGCCTGCGTGGACCGCAATGCGCTCGGCGAGCGCACCATCACCCTGGACTGCGACGTGCTGCAGGCCGATGGCGGCACCCGCACGGCAGCCATCACCGGCGCCTACGTGGCGCTGGCCGATGCGGTGAACCTGCTGCTCAAGCGCGGCGAGATCAAGAAGCACCCGCTGATCGGCGCGGTGGCGGCGGTGTCGGTGGGCATCTATCGCGGTGAGCCGGTGCTGGATCTGGATTACCCGGAAGACAGCGACTGCGATACCGACATGAATGTCGTGATGAACGATGGTGGCGGCTTCATCGAGCTGCAGGGCACAGCCGAAGGCCATGCGTTCCGTCGCGACGAACTCAACGCGCTGCTCGCACTCGCCGAAAAGGGCATGGGCGATTTGTTCGCACTGCAACGCGCTGCGCTGGCCGGATGA